TTCCCGCTGGCTTTAAGACATTGATAAATCCACTTGTACTCATTTACTATTTTCCATTTCATAAATTATTGCCGTAACTATTGCCTCTTTAGCTTCAAGAATAGACTTATTTATCGTACAACCAGCAGCTCTTTTATGACCACCACCAGAAAATTTAGCAGCAATTTTACTGACATCAGTATTTTTCGATCTCATACTAACTCT
This region of Negativicutes bacterium genomic DNA includes:
- a CDS encoding bifunctional oligoribonuclease/PAP phosphatase NrnA; amino-acid sequence: RVSMRSKNTDVSKIAAKFSGGGHKRAAGCTINKSILEAKEAIVTAIIYEMENSK